The proteins below come from a single Vitis vinifera cultivar Pinot Noir 40024 chromosome 9, ASM3070453v1 genomic window:
- the LOC100254847 gene encoding uncharacterized protein LOC100254847 isoform X1 translates to MEDEECNLLIEPRQRIVQEFSDFMTRVAEFEELAAVGSRLLIGFQQGLEFLRRPPINKTSELVEKIIKSNETKRVKSYVEAGCINSHDGTQNISKLHTCQLGLQDHLSKAKCILSEIESLIDDVVGGMQTTNENLSDLQDRYFDKWDQQEPAYDKGEIASTHASHLKKHEATDYAAMMGIIFSMVKQDYVMQERIVSSLNLKSSTGELESYCLIWSLRPFINDEIMHQAWKLLP, encoded by the exons ATGGAAGATGAAGAATGCAATTTGCTAATAGAACCAAGGCAGAGGATTGTGCAGGAATTTTCAGATTTTATGACAAg GGTTGCAGAGTTTGAGGAGTTGGCGGCTGTGGGAAGTAGGCTACTTATTGGCTTTCAGCAAGGGCTGG AGTTTCTTCGACGTCCTCCAATAAACAAGACATCAGAATTGGTTGAGAAAATCATTAAATCCAATGAAACTAAAAGGGTTAAATCATATGTTGAAGCTGGATGTATCAACTCTCATGACGGAACACAAAACATAAGCAAGT TACATACATGCCAACTTGGACTGCAGGACCATTTAAGTAAAG CCAAATGCATACTCAGTGAAATAGAAAGCTTGATAGATGATGTAGTTGGAGGAATGCAAACTACAAATGAAAATCTATCAGACTTGCAGGATAGGTATTTTGACAAGTGGGATCAACAAGAACCTGCTTATGACAAG GGAGAAATAGCATCAACTCATGCTTCTCATCTTAAAAAACATGAAGCAACTGATTATGCTGCCATGATGGGTATAATTTTCAGTATGGTGAAGCAAGATTATGTAATGCAG GAAAGGATTGTTTCTTCTCTGAATCTTAAATCATCAACAGGTGAATTGGAGAGCTATTGCCTGATATGGTCTTTGCGCCCTTTCATAAACGATGAAATCATGCACCAAGCCTGGAAGCTTCTTCCCTGA
- the LOC100254847 gene encoding uncharacterized protein LOC100254847 isoform X2: MEDEECNLLIEPRQRIVQEFSDFMTRVAEFEELAAVGSRLLIGFQQGLEFLRRPPINKTSELVEKIIKSNETKRVKSYVEAGCINSHDGTQNISKSKCILSEIESLIDDVVGGMQTTNENLSDLQDRYFDKWDQQEPAYDKGEIASTHASHLKKHEATDYAAMMGIIFSMVKQDYVMQERIVSSLNLKSSTGELESYCLIWSLRPFINDEIMHQAWKLLP, translated from the exons ATGGAAGATGAAGAATGCAATTTGCTAATAGAACCAAGGCAGAGGATTGTGCAGGAATTTTCAGATTTTATGACAAg GGTTGCAGAGTTTGAGGAGTTGGCGGCTGTGGGAAGTAGGCTACTTATTGGCTTTCAGCAAGGGCTGG AGTTTCTTCGACGTCCTCCAATAAACAAGACATCAGAATTGGTTGAGAAAATCATTAAATCCAATGAAACTAAAAGGGTTAAATCATATGTTGAAGCTGGATGTATCAACTCTCATGACGGAACACAAAACATAAGCAAGT CCAAATGCATACTCAGTGAAATAGAAAGCTTGATAGATGATGTAGTTGGAGGAATGCAAACTACAAATGAAAATCTATCAGACTTGCAGGATAGGTATTTTGACAAGTGGGATCAACAAGAACCTGCTTATGACAAG GGAGAAATAGCATCAACTCATGCTTCTCATCTTAAAAAACATGAAGCAACTGATTATGCTGCCATGATGGGTATAATTTTCAGTATGGTGAAGCAAGATTATGTAATGCAG GAAAGGATTGTTTCTTCTCTGAATCTTAAATCATCAACAGGTGAATTGGAGAGCTATTGCCTGATATGGTCTTTGCGCCCTTTCATAAACGATGAAATCATGCACCAAGCCTGGAAGCTTCTTCCCTGA
- the LOC100254847 gene encoding uncharacterized protein LOC100254847 isoform X4 — translation MEDEECNLLIEPRQRIVQEFSDFMTRVAEFEELAAVGSRLLIGFQQGLEFLRRPPINKTSELVEKIIKSNETKRVKSYVEAGCINSHDGTQNISKSKCILSEIESLIDDVVGGMQTTNENLSDLQDRYFDKWDQQEPAYDKGEIASTHASHLKKHEATDYAAMMGIIFSMVKQDYVMQIDP, via the exons ATGGAAGATGAAGAATGCAATTTGCTAATAGAACCAAGGCAGAGGATTGTGCAGGAATTTTCAGATTTTATGACAAg GGTTGCAGAGTTTGAGGAGTTGGCGGCTGTGGGAAGTAGGCTACTTATTGGCTTTCAGCAAGGGCTGG AGTTTCTTCGACGTCCTCCAATAAACAAGACATCAGAATTGGTTGAGAAAATCATTAAATCCAATGAAACTAAAAGGGTTAAATCATATGTTGAAGCTGGATGTATCAACTCTCATGACGGAACACAAAACATAAGCAAGT CCAAATGCATACTCAGTGAAATAGAAAGCTTGATAGATGATGTAGTTGGAGGAATGCAAACTACAAATGAAAATCTATCAGACTTGCAGGATAGGTATTTTGACAAGTGGGATCAACAAGAACCTGCTTATGACAAG GGAGAAATAGCATCAACTCATGCTTCTCATCTTAAAAAACATGAAGCAACTGATTATGCTGCCATGATGGGTATAATTTTCAGTATGGTGAAGCAAGATTATGTAATGCAG atAGATCCTTGA
- the LOC100254847 gene encoding uncharacterized protein LOC100254847 isoform X3, producing MEDEECNLLIEPRQRIVQEFSDFMTRVAEFEELAAVGSRLLIGFQQGLEFLRRPPINKTSELVEKIIKSNETKRVKSYVEAGCINSHDGTQNISKLHTCQLGLQDHLSKAKCILSEIESLIDDVVGGMQTTNENLSDLQDRYFDKWDQQEPAYDKGEIASTHASHLKKHEATDYAAMMGIIFSMVKQDYVMQIDP from the exons ATGGAAGATGAAGAATGCAATTTGCTAATAGAACCAAGGCAGAGGATTGTGCAGGAATTTTCAGATTTTATGACAAg GGTTGCAGAGTTTGAGGAGTTGGCGGCTGTGGGAAGTAGGCTACTTATTGGCTTTCAGCAAGGGCTGG AGTTTCTTCGACGTCCTCCAATAAACAAGACATCAGAATTGGTTGAGAAAATCATTAAATCCAATGAAACTAAAAGGGTTAAATCATATGTTGAAGCTGGATGTATCAACTCTCATGACGGAACACAAAACATAAGCAAGT TACATACATGCCAACTTGGACTGCAGGACCATTTAAGTAAAG CCAAATGCATACTCAGTGAAATAGAAAGCTTGATAGATGATGTAGTTGGAGGAATGCAAACTACAAATGAAAATCTATCAGACTTGCAGGATAGGTATTTTGACAAGTGGGATCAACAAGAACCTGCTTATGACAAG GGAGAAATAGCATCAACTCATGCTTCTCATCTTAAAAAACATGAAGCAACTGATTATGCTGCCATGATGGGTATAATTTTCAGTATGGTGAAGCAAGATTATGTAATGCAG atAGATCCTTGA
- the LOC100256710 gene encoding pyrophosphate-energized vacuolar membrane proton pump — MGSTILSDLATEIVVPVCAVIGIVFSLIQWFLVSRIKVSPDRHSSSSNNGKGAGYGDYLIEEEEGLNDHNVVVKCAEIQSAISEGATSFLFTEYQYVGVFMVAFAILIFLFLGSVNGFSTKSQVCTYNPQEMCKPALATAIFSTVSFMLGAVTSVISGFLGMKIATYANARTTLEARKGVGKAFIVAFRSGAVMGFLLAANGLLVLYIAINLFKLYYGDDWEGLFEAITGYGLGGSSMALFGRVGGGIYTKAADVGADLVGKVERNIPEDDPRNPAVIADNVGDNVGDIAGMGSDLFGSYAESSCAALVVASISSFGINHDFTAMCYPLLVSSMGILVCLITTLFATDFFEIKAVKEIEPALKKQLIISTVLMTVGVAIVSWIALPSSFTIFNFGSQKVVKNWQLFLCVGVGLWAGLIIGFVTEYYTSNAYSPVQDVADSCRTGAATNVIFGLALGYKSVIIPIFAIAVSIFVSFSFAAMYGIAVAALGMLSTIATGLAIDAYGPISDNAGGIAEMAGMSHRIRERTDALDAAGNTTAAIGKGFAIGSAALVSLALFGAFVSRASISTVDVLTPKVFIGLLVGAMLPYWFSAMTMKSVGSAALKMVEEVRRQFNTIPGLMEGLAKPDYATCVKISTDASIKEMIPPGALVMLTPLIVGTFFGVETLSGVLAGSLVSGVQIAISASNTGGAWDNAKKYIEAGASEHARTLGPKGSDPHKAAVIGDTIGDPLKDTSGPSLNILIKLMAVESLVFAPFFATHGGLLFKIF; from the exons ATGGGATCGACGATATTGTCGGATCTGGCGACGGAGATAGTGGTTCCGGTCTGCGCCGTTATCGGAATCGTGTTCTCTCTAATTCAGTGGTTTCTGGTCTCGCGCATCAAGGTCTCACCGGACCGGCACTCTTCGTCGTCGAACAACGGCAAGGGCGCTGGTTACGGAGACTACCTGATTGAGGAAGAGGAAGGCCTCAATGACCACAACGTGGTCGTGAAGTGTGCCGAGATACAGAGCGCCATCTCCGAAG GTGCAACCTCTTTTCTTTTCACTGAATACCAGTATGTTGGTGTCTTCATGGTTGCTTTTGCAATTTTGATCTTCCTCTTTCTGGGTTCTGTCAATGGCTTCAGTACAAAGAGCCAGGTTTGCACTTACAACCCGCAGGAGATGTGCAAGCCTGCACTGGCCACTGCTATCTTCAGCACTGTATCCTTCATGCTTGGTGCTGTCACCTCAGTCATATCTGGTTTCCTTGGGATGAAAATTGCTACATATGCTAATGCAAGAACAACTCTAGAAGCAAGAAAGGGTGTTGGGAAGGCATTCATTGTTGCATTCAGGTCTGGTGCTGTCATGGGTTTTCTGCTTGCTGCAAACGGTCTTTTGGTGCTATACATAGCTATCAATCTCTTCAAGCTCTACTATGGTGATGACTGGGAAGGCCTTTTTGAGGCTATTACTGGTTATGGACTTGGTGGATCTTCCATGGCTCTCTTTGGTAGAGTTGGTGGTGGAATCTACACAAAGGCTGCTGATGTTGGTGCTGATCTTGTGGGAAAGGTTGAGAGGAACATTCCTGAAGATGATCCAAGAAATCCAGCT GTGATAGCGGACAATGTTGGTGATAATGTTGGGGATATTGCTGGAATGGGATCTGATCTTTTTGGCTCTTATGCTGAGTCATCCTGTGCTGCTCTTGTTGTTGCTTCCATCTCATCATTTGGTATCAATCATGATTTCACTGCTATGTGTTATCCCCTGCTTGTTAGTTCTATGGGTATCCTTGTTTGTTTGATCACCACTCTCTTTGCAACGGATTTCTTTGAGATCAAGGCTGTCAAGGAAATCGAACCAGCATTAAAGAAACAGCTTATCATCTCCACTGTTCTTATGACTGTGGGAGTTGCAATTGTTAGTTGGATTGCCCTTCCATCATCCTTCACAATCTTCAATTTTGGCTCTCAGAAAGTTGTGAAGAATTG GCAGCTGTTCTTATGTGTGGGTGTTGGTCTTTGGGCTGGACTTATTATTGGGTTTGTAACTGAGTATTACACTAGCAATGCATACAG CCCTGTGCAAGATGTGGCTGATTCCTGCAGGACTGGAGCTGCCACTAATGTCATCTTTGGCCTTGCTTTGGGATACAAATCTGTCATCATTCCTATTTTTGCTATTGCAGTTAGTATTTTTGTTAGTTTCAGTTTTGCTGCCATGTATGGCATTGCAGTGGCAGCCCTAGGAATGCTGAGTACCATTGCTACTGGGCTTGCTATTGATGCTTATGGTCCCATCAGTGACAATGCGGGAGGAATTGCCGAGATGGCTGGCATGAGCCACAGAATCCGAGAGAGAACTGATGCACTTGATGCCGCAGGCAACACCACTGCTGCCATTGGGAAG GGATTTGCAATTGGATCTGCGGCACTCGTGTCTTTGGCACTGTTTGGTGCCTTTGTAAGTCGTGCATCGATCTCAACTGTTGATGTCTTGACTCCAAAGGTCTTCATTGGTTTGCTTGTTGGTGCAATGCTTCCTTACTGGTTCTCAGCCATGACCATGAAGAGTGTGGGAAGTGCAGCTCTTAAGATGGTTGAGGAGGTTCGTAGACAGTTCAATACCATTCCAGGTCTGATGGAGGGCCTCGCCAAGCCTGATTATGCCACTTGTGTCAAGATCTCTACTGATGCATCCATTAAGGAGATGATTCCACCTGGTGCCCTTGTCATGCTCACACCCCTTATCGTTGGGACCTTCTTTGGCGTGGAGACTCTATCTGGAGTACTAGCTGGCTCCCTTGTTTCTGGTGTCCAG ATAGCAATCTCTGCTTCTAACACTGGCGGTGCATGGGATAATGCCAAGAAGTACATTGAG GCTGGTGCTTCCGAGCATGCAAGGACCCTTGGCCCAAAGGGGTCTGATCCACACAAGGCAGCTGTGATTGGTGACACCATTGGAGACCCACTGAAGGACACCTCAGGCCCATCGCTCAACATCCTTATCAAGCTCATGGCAGTGGAGTCTCTCGTCTTTGCTCCCTTTTTTGCCACTCATGGTGGGTTGCTTTTCAAGATCTTCTGA
- the LOC100853353 gene encoding putative disease resistance protein RGA4 isoform X2 has protein sequence MHPSGPTVLQKDRPHKSCRSDLFVSLAFIHPPFFFIHQSNLLHPPMADVLVSIVLERLTSVVEQHIHEQVSLVLGVESEIQSLKNTLCSVRDVLEDAEKRQVKEKSVRGWLERLKDMAYEMEDALDEWSIAILQFQMERVENASTSKKKRSKFK, from the exons ATGCATCCCTCTGGCCCCACCGTCCTACAAAAGGATAGACCTCACAAAAGCTGCAGATCTGATCTCTTCGTCTCACTCGCCTTTATTCATCCTCCATTCTTCTTCATTCATCAATCCAACCTTCTTCACCCTCCCATGGCTGATGTCCTGGTTTCTATTGTGCTGGAACGCTTAACTTCGGTTGTTGAACAGCATATTCATGAACAAGTTTCTCTGGTTCTGGGTGTTGAATCAGAAATTCAAAGCCTCAAAAACACACTCTGCTCCGTCCGAGATGTTCTTGAAGATGCCGAGAAGAGACAAGTGAAGGAAAAATCTGTCCGAGGTTGGTTGGAGAGGCTCAAAGACATGGCCTACGAAATGGAGGACGCGCTGGATGAGTGGAGCATTGCTATTCTTCAATTCCAGATGGAGAGAGTTGAAAATGCTTCCACGTCTAAGAAGAAG AGAAGCAAGTTCAAATAA
- the LOC100853353 gene encoding putative disease resistance protein RGA3 isoform X1: MMRTTYKHPLGELSLEQSRALFHQIAFYERSSWEKEEELKEIGEKIADKCKGLPLAIKTLGNLLRIKNSEEEWKNVLNSEVWQLDEFERDISPALLLSYYDLPPAIQRCFSFCAVFPKDSVIERDELIKLWMAQSYLKSDGRKEMEMVGRTYFEYLAARSFFQDFEKYDDGNIIRCKMHDIVHDFAQFLTQNECFIVEVDNQQMESIDLSFKKIRHTTLVVRESTPNFTSTYNMKNLHTLLAKEAFNSRVFKALPNLLRHLTCLKALDLSSNQLIEELPREVGKLIHLRYLNLSLCLSLRELPETICDLYNLQTLNIQVCESLQKLPQAMGKLINLRHLENGFVDTREGLPKGIGRLSSLRTLDVFIVSSHGNDECQIGDLRNLNNLRGHLSIQQLDKVKDAGEAEKAELKNKVHLQDLTMKFGTEGTKGVAEALQPHPNLKFLCICEYGDREWPNWMMGSSLAQLKTLNLDFCLRCPCLPPLGQLPVLENLWIRNMYGVKYIGSEFLGSSSTVFPKLKELTILGLLELKQWEIKEKEERSIMPCLNHLSTRGCPKLEGLPDHVLQRTTLQTLNIRSSPILKRRYRKDIGEDRHKISHIPEFEFSSD; encoded by the coding sequence ATGATGAGAACTACGTACAAGCATCCCTTGGGGGAGCTGTCTTTGGAGCAATCTCGGGCATTATTCCATCAAATAGCTTTCTATGAAAGGAGTAGTtgggagaaagaggaagaattaaaagaaattggTGAGAAAATAGCAGACAAATGCAAGGGCTTGCCCCTCGCTATAAAAACTTTAGGGAATCTCTTGCGCATAAAAAATAGCGAGGAAGAATGGAAGAACGTATTGAATAGTGAAGTATGGCAGCTAGATGAGTTTGAGAGAGATATTTCCCCTGCTTTGTTGTTGAGTTATTATGATCTGCCCCCTGCAATTCAACGCTGCTTCTCATTTTGTGCTGTTTTTCCAAAAGACTCGGTTATTGAGAGAGATGAGCTGATCAAGTTGTGGATGGCACAAAGCTATCTCAAATCTGATGGGAGAAAAGAGATGGAGATGGTTGGGAGAACGTACTTTGAATATTTAGCTGCTCGGTCTTTCTTccaagattttgaaaaatatgatgaTGGTAATATAATACGTTGTAAGATGCATGATATAGTGCATGATTTTGCTCAATTTTTGACTCAGAATGAATGCTTTATTGTGGAGGTTGACAACCAACAAATGGAGAGCATAGACTTATCCTTCAAAAAGATTCGCCATACCACCTTAGTTGTCCGAGAGAGTACCCCTAATTTCACCTCCACTTATAACATGAAGAATCTACACACCCTCTTGGCTAAGGAAGCATTCAATTCAAGAGTTTTTAAAGCCTTACCTAATTTGTTAAGGCATTTGACATGTCTCAAGGCATTGGATTTGAGCAGCAATCAGTTGATTGAGGAACTTCCTAGGGAGGTAGGAAAATTGATACATTTAAGATACCTTAATCTATCATTGTGTCTTAGTTTGAGAGAGTTGCCTGAAACAATTTGTGATTTATATAATTTGCAAACCTTAAATATTCAAGTATGTGAAAGTCTTCAGAAACTACCACAGGCAATGGGTAAACTAATTAATTTGAGGCATCTTGAAAATGGTTTTGTTGATACTCGGGAGGGCTTGCCAAAAGGAATTGGAAGATTAAGCTCTCTTCGGACACTAGATGTTTTCATCGTGAGTAGTCATGGCAATGATGAATGTCAAATAGGAGACCTGAGAAACTTGAACAACCTAAGAGGACATCTTTCCATTCAACAGTTGGATAAAGTGAAAGATGCAGGGGAGGCAGAAAAAGCAGAATTGAAGAATAAGGTACACCTCCAAGATTTGACAATGAAATTTGGTACAGAGGGGACCAAGGGTGTGGCTGAAGCTCTACAACCCCATCCAAACTTGAAATTTCTATGTATATGTGAATATGGTGATAGAGAGTGGCCCAATTGGATGATGGGTTCATCATTAGCTCAACTGAAAACACTTAACCTCGACTTTTGCTTAAGATGTCCATGTTTGCCTCCTTTGGGGCAACTGCCTGTCCTTGAGAATCTGTGGATACGGAATATGTATGGTGTGAAATACATAGGTAGTGAGTTTTTGGGATCATCATCAACAGTATTCCCAAAGCTGAAGGAATTGACTATTTTAGGCTTGCTTGAATTGAAGCAAtgggaaataaaagaaaaagaagagaggtCAATAATGCCATGTCTCAATCATTTGAGTACGAGAGGCTGCCCAAAGCTAGAGGGACTGCCAGACCACGTGCTCCAGAGGACAACATTGCAGACATTGAACATCAGATCTTCTCCTATTCTGAAACGACGCTATCGAAAGGATATTGGAGAGGATCGACACAAAATATCTCATATCCCAGAATTCGAATTTTCATCAGACTGA